A DNA window from Motilibacter rhizosphaerae contains the following coding sequences:
- the glgP gene encoding alpha-glucan family phosphorylase: protein MRAIRRFTVRTVLPEALSPLGELALNLRWCWHPDTQDLFRAIDPDQWEAVGHDPLALLGALPPARLEELAEDRRFVRRVADAAEELRDYVTGARWYQSLREGDPGSPGAVPRSIAYFSPEFGITGVLPQYSGGLGILAGDHLKSASDLGVPIVGVGLLYRAGYFRQSLSREGWQQEHYPVLDPNDLPISLLREADGTPVEVSLPLPDGRALHARVWRAQVGRVPLLMLDSDVEANEPAEREVTGRLYGGGTETRLLQELLLGVGGVRALRAYSRVTGAPEPEVFHTNEGHAGFLGLERIREYVAAGLSWDEALEATRAGTVFTTHTPVPAGIDRFPRHLVEQHFSGELAPPGVGVEKVLSLGAESYEGGDPGVFNMAVMGLRLGQRANGVSLLHGDVSRGMFQGLWPGFDQDEVPITSITNGVHAPTWVAREALQAAEREGGARDWEGLSRLSDSALWNVRRVLRGKLVEDARARVRASWLERGASEAELGWVDSILDPDVLTIGFARRVPSYKRLTLMLRDPARLKALLLHPERPIQIVVAGKAHPADEGGKRFIQDLVRFTDDPEVRHRIVFLPNYDIAMAQTLLPGSDVWLNNPLRPLEASGTSGMKAALNGGLNLSILDGWWDEWYDGENGWSIPTADGVTDPEHRDALEASALYDLLENQVTPRFYDRDGAGVATRWVEMVRHTLQSLGPKVLASRMVRDYVLQLYAPAAASTRALGSDLSGAKALAAWKGEVRGGWHGVRVDHVETEGIGDAPEVGSVLQVKAFVSLGALTPADVEVQLVHGRVDADDQLTDVAVAPLVLAESYEGGRARYEGTLPLARTGAFGYTVRVLPAVARLASPAELGLVANAVASEPAAVGAPPLR, encoded by the coding sequence GTGAGAGCCATCCGCCGCTTCACCGTGCGCACGGTGCTCCCGGAGGCGCTGTCGCCGCTCGGTGAGCTCGCGCTCAACCTGCGCTGGTGCTGGCACCCCGACACGCAGGACCTGTTCCGGGCCATCGACCCGGACCAGTGGGAGGCGGTCGGCCACGACCCGCTCGCCCTGCTCGGTGCGCTGCCGCCGGCGCGGCTCGAGGAGCTCGCGGAGGACCGCCGCTTCGTGCGCCGGGTGGCGGACGCCGCCGAGGAGCTGCGCGACTACGTCACGGGCGCGCGGTGGTACCAGTCGCTGCGCGAGGGCGACCCCGGCTCGCCGGGCGCCGTGCCGCGCTCCATCGCGTACTTCTCCCCGGAGTTCGGCATCACCGGGGTGCTGCCGCAGTACTCCGGCGGTCTCGGCATCCTCGCCGGCGACCACCTGAAGTCGGCCTCGGACCTCGGCGTCCCGATCGTCGGCGTGGGCCTGCTCTACCGCGCCGGGTACTTCCGCCAGTCGCTGTCGCGCGAGGGCTGGCAGCAGGAGCACTACCCCGTGCTCGACCCGAACGACCTCCCGATCTCGCTGCTGCGCGAGGCCGACGGCACCCCCGTCGAGGTCTCCCTCCCGCTGCCGGACGGGCGCGCGCTGCACGCCCGCGTCTGGCGCGCGCAGGTCGGCCGGGTGCCGCTGCTCATGCTCGACTCCGACGTCGAGGCCAACGAGCCCGCCGAGCGCGAGGTCACCGGCCGGCTGTACGGCGGCGGGACCGAGACCCGCCTGCTGCAGGAGCTGCTCCTCGGCGTCGGCGGCGTGCGGGCGCTGCGCGCGTACTCCCGCGTCACGGGCGCGCCGGAGCCGGAGGTCTTCCACACCAACGAGGGCCACGCCGGCTTCCTCGGCCTCGAGCGCATCCGCGAGTACGTCGCGGCCGGCCTGTCGTGGGACGAGGCCCTCGAGGCCACCCGCGCCGGCACGGTCTTCACGACGCACACGCCCGTGCCCGCCGGCATCGACCGCTTCCCGCGCCACCTGGTGGAGCAGCACTTCTCCGGCGAGCTGGCGCCCCCCGGCGTCGGCGTCGAGAAGGTCCTCAGCCTCGGAGCGGAGTCCTACGAGGGCGGCGACCCCGGCGTCTTCAACATGGCGGTCATGGGCCTGCGCCTCGGCCAGCGCGCCAACGGCGTCTCGCTCCTCCACGGCGACGTGTCGCGCGGGATGTTCCAGGGGCTGTGGCCGGGCTTCGACCAGGACGAGGTGCCCATCACCTCGATCACCAACGGCGTCCACGCTCCGACCTGGGTCGCCCGCGAGGCGCTCCAGGCAGCGGAGCGCGAGGGCGGTGCGCGCGACTGGGAGGGCCTGTCCCGCCTCTCCGACAGCGCGCTCTGGAACGTCCGTCGGGTGCTCCGCGGCAAGCTCGTCGAGGACGCCCGCGCCCGGGTGCGCGCCTCCTGGCTGGAGCGCGGCGCCTCCGAGGCCGAGCTCGGCTGGGTCGACTCCATCCTCGACCCCGACGTGCTGACCATCGGCTTCGCGCGGCGCGTGCCGTCGTACAAGCGCCTCACGCTGATGCTGCGCGACCCCGCGCGGCTCAAGGCCCTGCTGCTGCACCCGGAGCGCCCGATCCAGATCGTGGTCGCCGGCAAGGCGCACCCCGCCGACGAGGGCGGAAAGCGCTTCATCCAGGACCTCGTGCGCTTCACCGACGACCCCGAGGTCCGGCACCGCATCGTGTTCCTGCCGAACTACGACATCGCGATGGCCCAGACGCTGCTGCCGGGCTCGGACGTCTGGCTCAACAACCCGCTGCGCCCGCTGGAGGCCTCCGGCACCTCGGGCATGAAGGCCGCCCTCAACGGCGGGTTGAACCTCTCGATCCTCGACGGCTGGTGGGACGAGTGGTACGACGGCGAGAACGGCTGGTCCATCCCGACCGCCGACGGCGTCACCGACCCCGAGCACCGCGACGCGCTCGAGGCGTCGGCGCTCTACGACCTGCTGGAGAACCAGGTGACGCCGCGGTTCTACGACCGCGACGGCGCCGGGGTCGCGACGCGCTGGGTCGAGATGGTGCGGCACACGCTGCAGTCGCTCGGCCCGAAGGTGCTGGCGTCGCGCATGGTCCGTGACTACGTCCTCCAGCTCTACGCACCCGCGGCGGCCTCGACCCGCGCGCTCGGCTCCGACCTCTCCGGGGCGAAGGCCCTGGCGGCGTGGAAGGGCGAGGTGCGCGGCGGCTGGCACGGCGTGCGCGTCGACCACGTGGAGACCGAGGGCATCGGCGACGCGCCGGAGGTCGGCTCGGTGCTGCAGGTCAAGGCGTTCGTCTCGCTCGGCGCGCTGACGCCGGCCGACGTCGAGGTGCAGCTGGTGCACGGCCGGGTGGACGCCGACGACCAGCTCACCGACGTCGCGGTGGCGCCGCTGGTGCTGGCCGAGTCCTACGAGGGCGGGCGCGCCCGCTACGAGGGCACGCTGCCCCTCGCGCGGACCGGTGCGTTCGGCTACACCGTCCGCGTGCTCCCGGCGGTCGCGCGCCTCGCGTCGCCCGCCGAGCTCGGGCTCGTGGCCAACGCCGTCGCCTCCGAGCCCGCGGCCGTGGGGGCGCCCCCGCTGCGCTGA
- a CDS encoding peptidoglycan-binding domain-containing protein encodes MRTYEQARAVALHESVSPSRPSWWRHCQVFARQCVGAAPFGDSARLAWLGVPEQHRHTSFPPPAGSLAYYGSIESGAGHAVFAVDGGYVWSTDIERRGKVDKVPWDTDFWKHPYLGWIDACRWGALPVQQGETLALHAPRPPAYRRGRRVYASRMRQGQRDSDSVWNLQVALAAKGYRLHHGPSGDYDRATREACAAFQHRRGWRGKGADGIAGPLTVHALGLVWVAG; translated from the coding sequence ATGCGTACCTACGAACAGGCGCGGGCCGTCGCCCTGCACGAGTCGGTCAGCCCCTCGCGCCCGTCGTGGTGGCGGCACTGCCAGGTCTTCGCGCGCCAGTGCGTGGGCGCGGCGCCGTTCGGGGACAGCGCCCGGCTCGCCTGGCTGGGGGTCCCGGAGCAGCACCGGCACACGAGCTTCCCGCCGCCCGCGGGCTCCCTCGCGTACTACGGCTCGATCGAGTCGGGCGCCGGGCATGCGGTCTTCGCCGTCGACGGCGGCTACGTCTGGTCGACCGACATCGAGCGGCGTGGCAAGGTCGACAAGGTGCCGTGGGACACGGACTTCTGGAAGCACCCGTACCTCGGCTGGATCGACGCCTGCCGCTGGGGCGCGCTCCCGGTCCAGCAGGGTGAGACGCTCGCCCTCCACGCGCCGCGCCCGCCCGCCTACCGCCGCGGTCGGCGCGTCTACGCGAGCCGGATGCGCCAGGGCCAGCGGGACTCCGACAGCGTCTGGAACCTCCAGGTCGCCCTCGCGGCCAAGGGCTACCGGCTGCACCACGGCCCCAGCGGCGACTACGACCGCGCCACCCGCGAGGCCTGCGCGGCCTTCCAGCACCGGCGGGGGTGGCGGGGCAAGGGCGCCGACGGGATCGCCGGGCCGCTCACCGTGCACGCCCTCGGCCTGGTCTGGGTGGCCGGCTGA
- a CDS encoding PHP domain-containing protein, producing the protein MPAQPRRLPMDNHVHTQFSYDRREQSSMRGACERALELGIPALAFTDHLDFTVWQQGDHVGELGVEIEYPPRTTLLDVDAYLAELEECRGRYPDLRILSGVESGECHLFASSLDAVLRRGRFERVLGSCHAVVHEGALVEVDTLFDVLPVAEVMQRYFAEVLRLVEGSSAFEVLAHCDFARRYIPEGADEYLEKDYEEEYRAVFRALAASGRALEVNTKSPLASVDLVRWWREEGGVAVSFGGDAHVPWLVGQRFAEAVDVVEQAGFRPGRDAYDFWRR; encoded by the coding sequence GTGCCCGCCCAGCCCCGCCGCCTGCCGATGGACAACCACGTCCACACCCAGTTCTCCTACGACCGCCGCGAGCAGTCCTCGATGCGCGGCGCGTGCGAGCGGGCCCTGGAGCTCGGCATCCCCGCTCTCGCGTTCACCGACCACCTGGACTTCACGGTGTGGCAGCAGGGCGACCACGTGGGCGAGCTCGGGGTCGAGATCGAGTACCCGCCGCGGACGACCCTGCTCGACGTCGACGCCTACCTCGCCGAGCTCGAGGAGTGCCGCGGCCGCTACCCGGACCTGCGGATCCTCAGCGGAGTCGAGTCCGGGGAGTGCCACCTGTTCGCCAGCAGCCTCGACGCGGTCCTGCGCCGCGGGCGGTTCGAGCGGGTGCTCGGCTCCTGCCACGCGGTGGTCCACGAGGGCGCGCTCGTCGAGGTGGACACGCTGTTCGACGTGCTGCCGGTGGCCGAGGTGATGCAGCGCTACTTCGCCGAGGTGCTGCGCCTCGTCGAGGGCAGCAGTGCGTTCGAGGTGCTGGCGCACTGCGACTTCGCCCGCCGCTACATCCCGGAGGGCGCGGACGAGTACCTCGAGAAGGACTACGAGGAGGAGTACCGCGCGGTGTTCCGCGCCCTGGCCGCCTCCGGCCGCGCGCTCGAGGTCAACACGAAGAGCCCGCTCGCCTCCGTCGACCTGGTGCGCTGGTGGCGGGAGGAGGGCGGCGTTGCCGTCTCCTTCGGCGGGGACGCGCACGTGCCCTGGCTCGTCGGGCAGCGCTTCGCGGAGGCCGTCGACGTCGTGGAGCAGGCGGGCTTCCGGCCGGGGCGCGACGCGTACGACTTCTGGCGCCGCTGA
- a CDS encoding cysteine desulfurase family protein, producing MAYLDHAATTPLRPEAAEVLTRLLGVTGNPSSVHADGRAARRHVEEAREQVAAAVGARPAEVVFTGSGTEADNLAVKGIFWSRRAEDARRTRVLVSPLEHSAVSASAHWLAQAQGATVETVRVDPHGRLDLDHLAELVAADPGSVALVSVMAASNEIGTVQPLAEVVAVAAPHGIPVHSDAVQALPAVPLDVAALGLDALAVSAHKVGGPLGVGALVLRGATAVTPVLHGGGQERDVRSGSVPHVLTAAFGAAVSASQAARQEEVRRLRELRDRLVAGVQGLDPSARLNGDPAHGLPGLASVVFPGCDAQAALQLLDAEGVSCSAGSACHAGVSGPSDVLLATGLEPEDAAATLRFSLGHTSTAADVAALLEVLPTVLDRARRAALLGV from the coding sequence ATGGCCTACCTCGACCACGCGGCGACGACTCCTCTGCGGCCCGAGGCCGCGGAGGTCCTCACGCGCCTGCTGGGCGTGACGGGCAACCCGTCGAGCGTCCACGCCGACGGCCGCGCCGCCCGCCGCCACGTCGAGGAGGCGCGCGAGCAGGTCGCTGCGGCGGTCGGGGCACGGCCCGCCGAGGTGGTCTTCACCGGCTCGGGGACCGAGGCGGACAACCTCGCGGTCAAGGGGATCTTCTGGTCGCGACGGGCGGAGGACGCCCGGCGTACGCGGGTGCTCGTCAGCCCCCTGGAGCACTCGGCGGTCTCGGCCTCCGCGCACTGGCTCGCGCAGGCCCAGGGCGCCACGGTCGAGACCGTGCGCGTCGACCCCCACGGCCGGCTCGACCTCGACCACCTCGCCGAGCTCGTCGCGGCCGACCCCGGCAGCGTGGCCCTGGTGAGCGTCATGGCCGCCAGCAACGAGATCGGCACCGTCCAGCCGCTCGCCGAGGTGGTCGCGGTCGCGGCGCCGCACGGCATCCCCGTGCACAGCGACGCGGTGCAGGCCCTCCCGGCGGTGCCGCTCGACGTGGCGGCGCTCGGTCTCGACGCGCTCGCGGTCAGCGCGCACAAGGTCGGCGGCCCGCTCGGGGTCGGCGCTCTCGTGCTGCGCGGGGCGACCGCGGTCACCCCCGTGCTCCACGGCGGGGGCCAGGAGCGCGACGTCCGCAGCGGCAGCGTGCCGCATGTGCTGACCGCGGCGTTCGGCGCGGCCGTCAGCGCCTCGCAGGCCGCCCGGCAGGAGGAGGTACGCCGGCTGCGCGAGCTCCGTGACCGGCTCGTGGCGGGCGTGCAGGGCCTCGACCCGTCGGCTCGACTCAACGGTGACCCTGCCCACGGGCTGCCCGGCCTCGCGAGCGTGGTCTTCCCCGGTTGCGACGCGCAGGCCGCGCTGCAGCTGCTGGATGCCGAGGGAGTCTCGTGCTCGGCGGGTTCTGCCTGCCACGCGGGCGTCTCCGGCCCGAGCGACGTGCTCCTCGCCACGGGGCTGGAGCCCGAGGACGCGGCGGCGACCCTGCGCTTCAGCCTCGGCCACACCTCGACCGCGGCAGATGTCGCTGCGCTGCTGGAGGTCCTGCCCACTGTGCTCGACCGGGCGCGGCGTGCCGCGCTGCTGGGGGTCTGA
- the glgX gene encoding glycogen debranching protein GlgX — MTLIEDSWDSDEELPWPGSPRPLGVRWDGSGSNVAVWSEHGEHVDLCVLHDDDAEERIPLRERSYGVFHGYVPDGLLAPGARYGFRVDGPWEPEQGHRFDVGVLLLDPYALAVERLPDGRLVSVVVDPAYDWGDDRSPHTSWTDTVVYEAHVRGLTKLHPAVPDDLRGTYAGLAHPAVLEHLTSLGVTAVELLPVHQFVSEPFLGERGLTNYWGYNSIGFFAPHDAYSAHGTRGQQVREFKDMVRSLHSAGLEVILDVVYNHTGEGGPDQPTLCFRGLDNAIYYHRHGAANADYTGCGNTLNASHPQVLQLVLDSLRYWVQEMHVDGFRFDLAPALTRGPGGEVDLHGPFLTAIRQDPVLRDVKLIAEPWDVGWGGYRVGEFPSPWAEWNDKFRNGVRDFWRGASSGVREIAYRLSGSSDIYGTRRPHASVNFVTAHDGFTLRDLVSYNDKHNLANNEDGRDGTSDNRSWNSGAEGPTDDPAVLELRARQERNLLVTLLLATGVPMMTAGDEMGRTQQGNNNAYCQDNELSWVDWDLDASQKSLLDFTRRTLALRQGNVALRQKHFFEGRPLEPGGPKDIAWFTAEGRENDEGTWFDPSTSTVAARVSGRTVRRRGPRGERLHGSTFLLVLHGGAEDRQVTLPATGSSSGHWTLVIDTADDAAPAREYAVGERVRAVGRSVLVLRAD; from the coding sequence ATGACGCTCATCGAGGACAGCTGGGACTCCGACGAGGAGCTCCCGTGGCCCGGCTCCCCGCGCCCGCTCGGCGTGCGCTGGGACGGCTCGGGCAGCAACGTCGCGGTGTGGTCCGAGCACGGCGAGCACGTCGACCTGTGCGTGCTGCACGACGACGACGCCGAGGAGCGGATCCCCTTGCGGGAGCGCTCCTACGGCGTGTTCCACGGCTACGTGCCGGACGGCCTGCTCGCCCCCGGCGCGCGCTACGGCTTCCGCGTCGACGGGCCGTGGGAGCCCGAGCAGGGGCACCGCTTCGACGTGGGCGTGCTGCTGCTCGACCCGTACGCGCTGGCGGTGGAGCGGCTCCCCGACGGACGGCTCGTGTCGGTGGTCGTCGACCCGGCGTACGACTGGGGCGACGACCGCTCGCCGCACACCTCGTGGACCGACACCGTGGTCTACGAGGCGCACGTGCGCGGCCTGACGAAGCTGCACCCGGCGGTGCCGGACGACCTCCGCGGGACGTACGCCGGGCTCGCCCACCCCGCAGTGCTCGAGCACCTCACCTCGCTCGGCGTCACCGCGGTGGAGCTGCTGCCGGTGCACCAGTTCGTGTCCGAGCCGTTCCTCGGCGAGCGCGGGCTGACGAACTACTGGGGCTACAACTCCATCGGCTTCTTCGCCCCGCACGACGCGTACTCCGCCCACGGCACTCGCGGGCAGCAGGTGCGCGAGTTCAAGGACATGGTGCGCAGCCTGCACTCCGCGGGCCTCGAGGTCATCCTCGACGTGGTCTACAACCACACCGGCGAGGGCGGGCCGGACCAGCCCACGCTGTGCTTCCGCGGGCTGGACAACGCCATCTACTACCACCGGCACGGGGCGGCCAACGCGGACTACACCGGCTGCGGCAACACGCTGAACGCCTCGCACCCGCAGGTGCTCCAGCTGGTGCTGGACTCCCTGCGCTACTGGGTGCAGGAGATGCACGTCGACGGGTTCCGCTTCGACCTCGCGCCGGCGCTCACCCGTGGGCCCGGTGGGGAGGTCGACCTGCACGGCCCGTTCCTCACCGCCATCCGCCAGGACCCGGTGCTGCGCGACGTCAAGCTCATCGCCGAGCCGTGGGACGTGGGCTGGGGCGGCTACCGCGTGGGGGAGTTCCCCAGCCCGTGGGCGGAGTGGAACGACAAGTTTCGCAACGGTGTTAGGGACTTCTGGCGCGGTGCCAGCTCGGGTGTCCGCGAGATCGCCTACCGGCTCTCCGGGTCCAGCGACATCTACGGCACGCGCCGCCCGCACGCCTCGGTCAACTTCGTCACCGCCCACGACGGCTTCACCCTGCGCGACCTGGTGTCCTACAACGACAAGCACAACCTCGCCAACAACGAGGACGGCCGCGACGGCACCAGCGACAACCGGTCCTGGAACAGCGGCGCCGAGGGCCCGACGGACGACCCGGCGGTGCTGGAGCTCCGCGCCCGCCAGGAGCGCAACCTGCTGGTGACCCTGCTGCTGGCCACCGGCGTCCCGATGATGACGGCGGGCGACGAGATGGGCCGCACGCAGCAGGGCAACAACAACGCCTACTGCCAGGACAACGAGCTCTCCTGGGTGGACTGGGACCTCGACGCGTCGCAGAAGTCGCTGCTCGACTTCACCCGCCGCACGCTGGCCCTGCGGCAGGGCAACGTCGCCCTGCGGCAGAAGCACTTCTTCGAGGGCCGGCCGCTCGAGCCGGGCGGTCCCAAGGACATCGCCTGGTTCACCGCCGAGGGCCGGGAGAACGACGAGGGCACGTGGTTCGACCCCTCGACGTCGACCGTCGCCGCTCGCGTGTCCGGCCGGACCGTACGCCGCCGCGGCCCCCGCGGAGAACGGTTGCACGGCAGCACCTTCCTGCTGGTGCTCCACGGCGGGGCAGAGGACCGGCAGGTGACGCTGCCTGCGACCGGCAGCTCGTCGGGGCACTGGACGCTCGTCATCGACACCGCCGACGATGCCGCGCCCGCACGGGAGTACGCCGTGGGGGAGCGCGTCCGCGCGGTGGGCCGGTCGGTGCTGGTGCTGCGGGCGGACTGA